Proteins co-encoded in one Streptomyces roseochromogenus subsp. oscitans DS 12.976 genomic window:
- a CDS encoding tetratricopeptide repeat protein, with amino-acid sequence MTSRAPDSPASAVSPVLTALVARMRDAGIAPAVEELADALWLAQWLPAPAGQPDRPGLDPPSGPEPPGVHGTPLPRPPRSLPLPAEGDEPRQPDNARLFVPAPGGDDGTGTRMTPVRVPAAPALPEPLALQRGLRPLQRYRAPVRPVPRTLDEQATAERAAESGLVLPVLRTDRRREARLLLLMDVSTSTAVWQQALDELRQVCARAGAFREVQVRYLHEAPGGLPGCAATPEPGAVLYAPEQLSDPTGRRVTLVLSDCAGPMWRSGRVQRLLHRWAATAPVAVVQPLPQRMWLRTHLPARRGLLQRREGPAGSLRFLPDRGAAEAGALPVPVLALRRESVEGWARLVSGATGQSLAAAAGWVRADHPASGAPVRAAEERSGEERVRAFWRQASSEARRLAVYLSAVPLYLPVMQLVQHAMLAGSGPDVLSEVLLSGLLGRREDADDLRAVRYDFLPGVASELRSRLSVEEAELLFKHCSEYVERKFGRSARNFPALAGAFLRGAVPPDGELPADPGEREPAGLRAFAEVSAAVLRDLGARLPPVPVAAAAGQLPGELLELGRRALDQFYEHGLTRELDTAVGYFGVVATDARSDTERASAQEDLAEALLARWGARRVGDDLRDAWEAVEHTSSVSGRLVRGLVCWVQAREVRHAGVDFDGIPESLREWARQEPRRADERALRVLLYVAEASLVAGLDSRDDALLERLGVAGEALTGVRRAMAELGPDEGIDAEYWYVRHLERAIEAVERWPGMDPFVLRGQLLLDVARQYAGKGPVARSAPDRRRAEYCAARAGDDLVHAAGADTPLPDAVRCRIWLDAAAAIEIEQPPREDGRERRTMLYAVDEALQAAGDDKELRFECYAWAAGIYRDRYDHSGDLTQLDRAVDAWSQAGSLLDMDDPRRPETADDLGRALFERFGQAEVPDDLARAVLVMRRAVEQSLPDDPRLPVRRRSLADAYITRYRKTGVLTELYEADWLLGEAVRGSDDPVHLTLCWNSRANLSLELYERNEAIAHLHTAIDCFSKAVAHAEEAGDDALVAEALRGRARARERQGRPATARSDYERARRLTDPASTGDIHQRPSRLSPETADE; translated from the coding sequence ATGACCTCCCGCGCTCCCGACAGTCCGGCGAGCGCCGTGAGCCCGGTGCTCACGGCGCTGGTCGCGCGTATGCGGGACGCAGGGATCGCGCCCGCGGTCGAGGAGCTGGCGGACGCGCTGTGGCTGGCGCAGTGGCTTCCGGCGCCCGCGGGACAACCCGACCGGCCCGGCCTCGATCCCCCCTCCGGCCCGGAACCGCCCGGGGTCCACGGCACGCCGCTCCCGCGCCCACCGCGGTCCCTGCCCCTGCCCGCCGAGGGCGACGAGCCCCGGCAGCCCGACAACGCCCGCCTGTTCGTCCCGGCCCCGGGCGGCGACGACGGCACCGGAACCCGGATGACCCCGGTCCGCGTCCCCGCCGCACCCGCCCTGCCCGAACCCCTCGCCCTGCAGCGAGGACTCCGGCCCCTGCAGCGCTACCGCGCGCCCGTACGACCGGTTCCGCGCACCCTCGACGAGCAGGCCACCGCCGAACGCGCCGCCGAGTCCGGGCTCGTCCTGCCCGTCCTGCGCACCGACCGGCGCCGGGAGGCCCGCCTGCTGCTCCTGATGGACGTCTCCACCTCGACGGCCGTCTGGCAGCAGGCCCTGGACGAACTGCGCCAGGTCTGCGCCCGCGCCGGCGCCTTCCGCGAGGTGCAGGTGCGCTATCTGCACGAGGCGCCCGGCGGACTGCCCGGCTGCGCGGCCACCCCGGAGCCGGGCGCCGTGCTCTACGCACCGGAGCAGCTCAGCGATCCGACGGGGCGGCGGGTCACGCTTGTCCTCAGCGACTGCGCCGGGCCCATGTGGCGCAGCGGCCGGGTGCAGCGGCTGCTGCACCGCTGGGCGGCCACGGCACCCGTGGCCGTCGTACAGCCGTTGCCGCAGCGGATGTGGCTGCGGACTCATCTGCCCGCGCGGCGCGGGTTGTTGCAGCGGCGTGAGGGGCCTGCGGGGTCGCTGCGGTTCCTGCCCGACCGGGGGGCGGCCGAGGCCGGGGCGCTGCCGGTGCCGGTGCTGGCGCTGCGCCGGGAGTCGGTGGAGGGCTGGGCGCGGCTGGTGTCCGGCGCCACAGGGCAGTCGCTGGCCGCCGCGGCCGGGTGGGTTCGGGCCGATCATCCGGCGTCCGGGGCACCCGTGCGGGCGGCGGAGGAGCGCAGCGGCGAGGAGCGGGTACGGGCATTCTGGCGGCAGGCGTCCTCCGAGGCGCGGCGACTGGCGGTGTATCTGTCGGCGGTACCGCTGTATCTGCCGGTGATGCAGCTCGTCCAGCATGCGATGCTGGCCGGGAGCGGCCCGGACGTCCTCTCCGAGGTGCTGCTGAGCGGGCTGCTCGGGCGGCGGGAGGACGCGGACGATCTGCGGGCCGTGCGCTACGACTTCCTGCCGGGGGTCGCTTCCGAGCTGCGGTCACGGCTGTCCGTCGAGGAGGCGGAGCTGCTCTTCAAGCACTGCTCCGAGTACGTGGAAAGGAAGTTCGGGCGAAGCGCCCGGAACTTCCCCGCGCTGGCCGGGGCGTTCCTGCGGGGAGCGGTGCCGCCGGACGGGGAGTTGCCGGCGGACCCCGGGGAGCGGGAACCGGCAGGGCTACGGGCGTTCGCCGAGGTCTCGGCGGCGGTGCTGCGGGATCTGGGCGCGCGGCTGCCGCCGGTGCCGGTGGCCGCGGCGGCCGGGCAGCTGCCCGGGGAACTGCTGGAGCTGGGGCGGCGGGCGCTGGACCAGTTCTATGAGCACGGCCTCACCCGCGAACTCGACACGGCGGTCGGCTACTTCGGGGTGGTGGCGACCGACGCCCGCTCGGACACGGAGCGGGCCTCGGCGCAGGAGGACCTGGCCGAGGCGCTGCTGGCCCGGTGGGGGGCGCGGCGCGTGGGGGACGACCTCAGGGATGCGTGGGAGGCGGTCGAGCACACTTCGTCCGTCTCCGGGCGACTCGTCCGGGGACTGGTGTGCTGGGTGCAGGCACGGGAAGTGCGGCACGCGGGGGTCGACTTCGACGGTATTCCGGAGAGCCTGCGGGAGTGGGCCCGGCAGGAGCCGCGGCGAGCCGATGAGCGAGCCCTGCGCGTGCTGTTGTACGTGGCTGAAGCGAGCCTTGTGGCGGGCCTGGACTCCAGGGACGACGCGTTGCTGGAGCGCCTCGGAGTCGCTGGGGAGGCGTTGACAGGTGTGCGGCGGGCCATGGCGGAGCTGGGGCCGGACGAGGGGATCGACGCCGAGTACTGGTACGTCCGTCACCTGGAGCGGGCCATCGAGGCGGTGGAACGATGGCCAGGTATGGACCCGTTTGTTCTACGGGGGCAGTTGTTGCTGGACGTGGCCCGGCAGTACGCGGGGAAGGGGCCGGTCGCCAGGTCCGCCCCCGACCGCCGGCGTGCCGAGTACTGCGCCGCGCGGGCCGGTGACGACCTCGTCCACGCGGCCGGCGCCGACACCCCCCTGCCGGACGCGGTGCGCTGCCGGATCTGGCTGGACGCGGCGGCCGCCATCGAGATCGAGCAGCCCCCACGCGAGGACGGCCGGGAACGGCGGACGATGCTGTACGCGGTGGACGAGGCCTTGCAGGCCGCGGGCGACGACAAGGAGCTCAGGTTCGAGTGCTACGCATGGGCCGCGGGGATCTATCGCGACCGCTACGACCACTCTGGCGACCTGACCCAGCTGGACCGCGCCGTCGACGCGTGGTCGCAGGCCGGATCGCTGCTCGACATGGACGACCCCCGACGGCCGGAGACGGCAGACGACCTCGGTCGTGCCCTGTTCGAGCGGTTCGGACAGGCGGAGGTGCCGGATGACCTCGCCCGGGCCGTCCTCGTGATGCGCCGCGCGGTCGAGCAGTCCCTGCCCGACGATCCCCGGCTGCCCGTGCGGCGCCGGAGTCTGGCCGACGCGTACATCACGCGCTACCGCAAGACCGGAGTACTGACCGAGCTGTACGAGGCCGACTGGCTGCTCGGCGAGGCCGTGCGCGGTTCCGACGACCCGGTGCACCTCACCCTGTGCTGGAACAGCCGCGCGAACCTGTCCCTGGAGCTGTACGAGCGCAACGAGGCGATCGCACACCTGCACACGGCGATCGACTGCTTCAGCAAGGCGGTCGCACACGCCGAGGAGGCGGGCGACGACGCGCTGGTGGCCGAGGCACTCAGAGGGCGTGCCCGGGCACGGGAGCGGCAGGGCAGACCCGCCACGGCCCGGAGCGACTACGAACGTGCCCGACGTCTGACCGACCCCGCGAGTACCGGCGACATCCACCAGCGCCCCTCCCGCCTGTCCCCCGAAACGGCCGACGAGTGA
- a CDS encoding trypsin-like peptidase domain-containing protein, with amino-acid sequence MSERDDRLFDLVRAATVHLLPADGKDGSLWGSGFFVAPGWVLTAAHVLRPHLAADRRAAFRVRGEGVDIEARLAEWLLSDPRNPKVPLAEDLALVRLTDACPHECVWLTDRAVRHSGALKACGYFPVPPEAHFRIVDAEINGHEDTYGLIIKPDVDFPSGMSGGPLLDPETGAVVGLIKSRRTTRDGTPTEGGKAVAIAALRRFGETYREVMAAHDRWHGEEPVSETGDNWIDLQCGPAADPGAIWTPRDRRKALALLAALPQPPDEPTVKLIAKEARSGNQWPGGTPELRTWRDGHGLLYEGTAPLDPLAFLRYLRLVGAHACARNAGSPLLTGWIEERLRRDTRRYLHAYVRDVTLPDELKPPPEDHGPERVVISYPGPGEGPVVALLLDPVIGAHPVRFFWQIWYDDGDGLPEVHETDSSVRGYRPDELVQALRVPLGGLLESKDREGHPVPLEVALPAEHLDTAVHRWRFADIAALYDPGHLGARRRLVLRALERRGDPDNLWLDRWHGMTTGHRFQGWRMPPPGAADPSGYRGAGRDRIPVMCRPAGQGPGRVAMKHALNSGHAVALWHIGPHPERGACLPECDSLHARVEKFLETLGSLAELPDRLRLVRQDISEQRPDSAWAEPLALLYDDPRRPLPGEETEPVDAP; translated from the coding sequence ATGAGCGAGCGCGACGACCGTCTCTTCGACCTCGTCCGGGCCGCCACGGTCCATCTGCTTCCCGCCGACGGGAAAGACGGCTCCTTATGGGGCAGCGGTTTCTTCGTCGCGCCCGGCTGGGTGCTCACCGCCGCCCATGTGCTGCGCCCGCACCTCGCCGCGGACCGCCGGGCCGCGTTCCGGGTGCGCGGCGAGGGTGTCGACATCGAGGCCCGCCTCGCCGAGTGGCTGCTCAGCGACCCGCGCAACCCCAAGGTGCCGCTGGCCGAGGACCTGGCCCTGGTCCGGCTGACCGACGCGTGCCCGCACGAGTGCGTGTGGCTCACCGACCGGGCCGTCCGCCACTCAGGCGCCCTCAAGGCCTGCGGCTACTTCCCGGTGCCGCCCGAGGCCCACTTCCGCATCGTGGACGCGGAGATCAACGGTCACGAGGACACGTACGGGCTGATCATCAAGCCCGACGTCGACTTCCCGAGCGGTATGTCGGGCGGCCCGCTGCTCGACCCCGAGACGGGTGCGGTCGTAGGACTCATCAAGTCGCGGCGCACGACGAGGGACGGCACCCCGACGGAGGGCGGCAAGGCCGTGGCGATCGCCGCGCTGCGCCGGTTCGGGGAGACGTACCGCGAGGTCATGGCCGCGCACGACCGCTGGCACGGCGAGGAGCCGGTCTCGGAGACCGGGGACAACTGGATCGACCTCCAGTGCGGCCCGGCGGCCGATCCGGGTGCGATCTGGACGCCCCGCGACCGCCGCAAGGCGCTCGCCCTGCTCGCCGCTCTGCCGCAGCCGCCCGACGAGCCCACCGTCAAGCTCATCGCCAAGGAGGCCCGCAGCGGCAATCAGTGGCCCGGCGGCACCCCCGAACTGCGCACCTGGCGCGATGGCCACGGCCTGCTCTACGAGGGCACCGCCCCGCTCGACCCGCTCGCCTTCCTGCGCTACCTCAGGCTCGTCGGAGCGCACGCCTGCGCCCGGAACGCCGGCAGCCCCCTGCTCACCGGCTGGATCGAGGAGCGCCTGCGCCGCGACACCCGCCGCTACCTGCACGCCTACGTGCGCGATGTCACCCTCCCCGACGAGCTGAAGCCGCCACCCGAGGATCACGGCCCTGAGCGCGTCGTGATCTCCTACCCCGGCCCCGGCGAGGGCCCCGTCGTGGCCCTGCTGCTCGACCCGGTGATCGGCGCGCACCCCGTCCGGTTCTTCTGGCAGATCTGGTACGACGACGGAGACGGCCTGCCCGAGGTGCACGAGACGGACTCCTCGGTGCGCGGATACCGGCCCGACGAACTCGTCCAGGCACTCCGTGTCCCCCTCGGCGGACTGCTGGAGTCCAAGGACCGGGAGGGCCACCCCGTACCGCTCGAAGTCGCGCTGCCCGCCGAGCACCTGGACACCGCCGTGCACCGGTGGCGGTTCGCGGACATCGCCGCGCTGTACGACCCCGGGCATCTGGGGGCGCGCCGCCGCCTGGTGCTGCGCGCCCTCGAGCGCCGGGGAGATCCGGACAACCTCTGGCTCGACCGCTGGCACGGCATGACGACCGGGCACCGCTTCCAGGGCTGGCGCATGCCGCCGCCGGGCGCCGCGGATCCCTCCGGCTACCGCGGGGCCGGACGCGACCGCATCCCCGTGATGTGCCGTCCGGCCGGACAAGGCCCCGGGCGGGTCGCCATGAAACACGCGCTGAACAGCGGCCACGCCGTCGCGCTGTGGCACATCGGCCCGCACCCGGAGCGCGGCGCCTGCCTGCCGGAGTGCGACTCGCTGCACGCGCGCGTGGAGAAGTTCCTCGAAACGCTCGGTTCGCTGGCCGAACTCCCCGACCGGCTGCGGCTCGTCCGGCAGGACATCAGCGAGCAGCGCCCCGACAGCGCCTGGGCCGAACCGCTCGCCCTGCTCTACGACGACCCGCGCCGGCCCCTGCCGGGTGAGGAGACCGAACCGGTGGACGCGCCGTGA
- a CDS encoding DUF6104 family protein, which translates to MYFTDRGIEELEKRRGEEEVTFEWLAEQLRTFVDLNPDFEVPVERLATWLARLDDEDDE; encoded by the coding sequence TTGTACTTCACCGACCGTGGCATCGAGGAACTGGAGAAGCGGCGCGGCGAGGAGGAGGTCACCTTCGAGTGGCTCGCCGAGCAGCTGCGGACGTTCGTCGATCTCAACCCGGACTTCGAGGTGCCGGTGGAGCGGCTGGCGACCTGGCTGGCGCGGCTGGACGACGAGGACGACGAGTAG
- a CDS encoding TetR family transcriptional regulator, with protein sequence MHSCIACGGRARLEKLEAGSRRCWLQALLASRWPTTRCGTSVDEVCQASEEGSCGGEGLARQHCLEAVTIAEIAAAARVAEMTVTNYFPRKEDLALDYHGTFTAGLARAVTCRAESESALAALRRDFLAALERHDAVAGFSGAEFARMVTDSPTLTARLRELHDLREEALARALAAETASSGGDLVPRAAAALLATAHRVLFQQVMDLTLAGRSNQEITAAVTRSAQEVFGLLEPSLGGYAVCRGRS encoded by the coding sequence GTGCACAGTTGTATTGCCTGCGGTGGACGGGCTCGTCTGGAGAAGCTGGAGGCTGGCTCCAGGCGTTGCTGGCTTCAAGCGTTGCTGGCTTCAAGATGGCCCACGACGCGGTGCGGGACCTCCGTCGATGAAGTCTGCCAGGCGTCGGAGGAAGGTAGTTGTGGCGGGGAGGGGCTCGCCCGTCAGCATTGCCTCGAGGCGGTGACCATCGCAGAGATCGCGGCTGCGGCCCGGGTGGCCGAGATGACCGTCACCAACTACTTCCCCCGCAAGGAAGACCTCGCCCTCGACTACCACGGGACCTTCACCGCCGGCCTTGCGCGCGCCGTCACCTGCCGGGCCGAGAGCGAGTCGGCCCTGGCGGCGCTACGCCGGGATTTCCTGGCCGCGCTGGAGCGGCACGACGCGGTGGCCGGATTCTCCGGGGCCGAGTTCGCCCGGATGGTCACCGACAGTCCCACCCTGACCGCTCGGCTGCGCGAGCTGCACGACCTGCGCGAGGAGGCCCTCGCCCGGGCGCTTGCCGCCGAGACCGCATCCAGCGGCGGCGATCTCGTTCCCCGGGCCGCCGCGGCTCTGCTCGCCACCGCCCACCGCGTCCTGTTCCAGCAGGTCATGGACCTCACTCTGGCAGGCCGGAGCAACCAGGAGATCACCGCTGCCGTGACCCGCTCGGCCCAGGAGGTCTTCGGCCTGCTGGAACCTTCCCTGGGCGGCTACGCGGTATGTCGCGGACGGTCTTGA
- a CDS encoding AAA family ATPase, protein MSEWFVYQGIGQPDPARIDALPEPPPWRKFDAPPVDYDVPELDSATHRRLGERTVPLPVQDPDALELVNAALYLRRPLLVTGEPGVGKSTLAHSVAYELALGRVLEWPIVSRSELRDGLYTYDAIGRLQDAQLPGEAAAQDIGRYIKLGPLGTALLAADRPRVLLIDELDKSDIDLPNDLLNVLEEGRFAIPELQRIADRTPEVRVLTDDGRRVTVTDGQVHCRSFPFVIMTSNREREFPAALLRRCIPLDLKAPRDERLAALVQAHFGEGAYDTNRDLVDRFTQAEADGALRPTDQLLNAIFLAQHAAREAGQRREEVSELLMQPLDRGPR, encoded by the coding sequence ATGAGCGAGTGGTTCGTCTACCAGGGCATCGGGCAACCGGATCCGGCCAGGATCGACGCGCTGCCGGAACCGCCGCCCTGGCGGAAGTTCGACGCCCCGCCCGTCGACTACGACGTCCCGGAGCTCGACTCGGCCACCCATCGCAGGCTCGGCGAGCGCACCGTCCCGCTGCCCGTGCAGGACCCCGATGCCCTCGAACTCGTCAACGCGGCCCTGTACTTGAGGCGCCCCCTGCTCGTCACCGGGGAGCCCGGCGTCGGCAAGTCCACGCTCGCCCACTCCGTCGCCTACGAACTCGCCCTCGGCCGCGTCCTGGAGTGGCCGATCGTCAGCCGCAGCGAACTGCGCGACGGCCTCTACACCTACGACGCCATCGGCCGCCTCCAGGACGCCCAGCTCCCCGGCGAGGCCGCCGCCCAGGACATCGGCCGGTACATCAAGCTGGGCCCGCTCGGCACCGCGCTGCTCGCCGCCGACAGGCCCCGGGTGCTGCTCATCGACGAACTCGACAAGAGCGACATCGACCTGCCGAACGACCTGCTGAACGTCCTGGAGGAGGGCCGCTTCGCCATCCCCGAGCTGCAGCGCATTGCCGACCGCACCCCCGAGGTGCGGGTCCTCACCGACGACGGCCGACGCGTCACGGTGACGGACGGTCAGGTCCACTGCCGCTCCTTCCCGTTCGTCATCATGACCAGCAACCGCGAGCGCGAGTTCCCCGCCGCCCTGCTGCGCCGCTGCATCCCGCTCGACCTGAAGGCCCCGCGCGACGAGCGCCTCGCCGCCCTCGTCCAGGCACATTTCGGCGAGGGCGCCTACGACACGAACCGCGATCTCGTCGACCGGTTCACCCAGGCCGAGGCGGACGGCGCGCTGCGCCCCACCGACCAGCTTCTCAACGCCATCTTCCTCGCCCAGCACGCCGCCCGCGAGGCCGGCCAGCGGCGCGAGGAGGTCTCGGAGCTGCTGATGCAGCCCCTCGACCGAGGACCGCGCTAG
- a CDS encoding DUF4097 family beta strand repeat-containing protein: protein MPEWSVTEPRKLTFDTRVSDLQVRIVNGTVNVVGTDEGSARLEISEIDGPPLVITQQGDTLTVAYEDLPWKGFLKWLDRKGWRRSAVVSLAVPADTRVEVGVVGAGAVVSGIRGPAMVKGVTGDTTLVGVSGPVHADTVSGNLEAQAVTGDLRFKSVSGDLTVVDGSGRSVRADSVSGSMIVDLDPDGPTEVSLTSVSGEIAIRLPQPADAEVEANTASGTISNAFDGLRVHGQWGAHKITGRLGAGTGRLRATTVSGSIALLRRPPREDEPGTPWEPEPTRPTEPLQTPGAAPDTDNPAAGQSDETAGTTDTAGPNDKKVL, encoded by the coding sequence ATGCCCGAGTGGTCCGTCACCGAGCCCCGGAAACTGACCTTTGACACCCGCGTGAGCGACCTCCAGGTCCGCATCGTCAACGGAACGGTGAACGTGGTGGGCACGGACGAAGGTTCCGCCCGCCTGGAAATCTCGGAGATCGATGGCCCGCCCCTGGTGATCACCCAGCAGGGCGACACCCTCACCGTGGCCTACGAGGACCTGCCCTGGAAGGGCTTCCTGAAGTGGCTCGACCGCAAGGGCTGGCGCCGCAGCGCCGTGGTCTCCCTGGCCGTCCCCGCCGACACCCGCGTCGAGGTCGGCGTGGTCGGCGCCGGCGCGGTCGTCTCCGGCATCCGCGGCCCCGCGATGGTCAAGGGGGTCACCGGCGACACGACCCTGGTCGGCGTCTCGGGCCCCGTCCACGCGGACACCGTGTCCGGGAACCTGGAGGCCCAGGCCGTCACCGGCGACCTGCGGTTCAAGTCGGTCTCGGGCGACCTGACGGTGGTCGACGGCTCCGGCCGCTCCGTCCGGGCCGACTCCGTCAGCGGCTCCATGATCGTCGACCTGGACCCGGACGGCCCCACGGAGGTCAGCCTCACCAGCGTCTCCGGCGAGATCGCCATCCGCCTGCCCCAACCGGCTGACGCCGAGGTGGAGGCGAACACCGCGAGCGGCACGATCTCCAACGCCTTCGACGGACTGCGGGTGCACGGCCAGTGGGGCGCCCACAAGATCACCGGCCGCCTCGGCGCGGGCACGGGCCGGCTCCGCGCCACCACGGTCTCCGGCTCGATCGCCCTGCTGCGCCGCCCGCCGCGCGAGGACGAGCCGGGCACCCCGTGGGAGCCCGAGCCCACCCGGCCCACGGAGCCCTTGCAGACCCCCGGTGCCGCCCCCGACACCGATAACCCGGCCGCCGGCCAGTCCGACGAAACCGCTGGCACGACCGACACGGCTGGCCCGAACGACAAGAAGGTGCTCTGA
- a CDS encoding PadR family transcriptional regulator: MPPVFAHGRLRLYLLKLLDEAPRHGYEVIRLLEERFQGLYAPSAGTVYPRLAKLEAEGLVRHTTEGGRKVYAITDAGRAELADRSGELADLELEIRESVAELAAEIKADVRGAAGDLRREMRAAASEARRTTKTDAGAAGPFAEYGDMTDKDAWRAAKEEMRRVKQEWKEQARRAKDESRRAREEAQRARRQAQEAQSRARAQAQEEMQRIARQVQDRVQDHFAQGDWPTGVREGLSELARELGDFGKSWNTSPRTPEEPAPKPTATPSDPHYVSPPEDFPAEYEPSWAHEDPTGDPTRDLDRLLDRFRDDIRDAARDHGVTQDQLRDARRHLSTAAAHIAAILGAPKV; this comes from the coding sequence ATGCCCCCCGTCTTCGCCCACGGGCGCCTGCGCCTGTATCTGCTCAAGCTGCTCGACGAGGCCCCGCGCCACGGCTACGAGGTGATCAGGCTCCTCGAGGAGCGCTTCCAGGGGCTGTACGCCCCCTCGGCGGGCACGGTCTACCCCCGGCTGGCCAAGCTGGAGGCGGAGGGCCTGGTCCGGCACACTACGGAGGGCGGCCGCAAGGTGTACGCCATCACGGACGCGGGCCGGGCCGAACTGGCCGACCGCAGCGGCGAGTTGGCCGACCTGGAGCTGGAGATCCGCGAGTCGGTCGCGGAACTGGCCGCCGAGATAAAGGCCGACGTGCGCGGCGCGGCCGGCGATCTGCGCCGTGAGATGCGCGCGGCCGCGTCCGAGGCCCGCCGGACCACGAAGACGGACGCCGGCGCGGCGGGCCCCTTCGCGGAGTACGGCGACATGACCGACAAGGATGCCTGGCGGGCCGCGAAGGAGGAGATGCGCCGGGTCAAGCAGGAGTGGAAGGAACAGGCCCGCCGCGCCAAGGACGAGAGCCGCCGGGCCCGCGAGGAGGCCCAGCGGGCCCGCCGCCAGGCCCAGGAGGCGCAGTCGCGGGCACGGGCTCAGGCGCAGGAGGAGATGCAGCGCATCGCCCGCCAGGTACAGGACCGCGTCCAGGACCACTTCGCCCAGGGCGACTGGCCGACGGGTGTGCGCGAGGGCTTGTCCGAACTGGCCAGGGAACTGGGCGACTTCGGCAAGAGCTGGAACACCTCCCCCCGCACCCCCGAGGAGCCGGCCCCCAAGCCCACGGCCACCCCCTCGGACCCGCACTACGTCTCCCCTCCGGAGGACTTCCCCGCCGAGTACGAACCTTCCTGGGCGCACGAGGACCCCACCGGCGACCCGACCCGCGACCTGGACCGCCTCCTGGACCGCTTCCGCGACGACATCCGCGACGCGGCCCGCGACCACGGAGTAACCCAGGACCAACTCCGCGACGCCCGCCGCCACCTGTCGACGGCGGCGGCCCACATCGCCGCGATCCTTGGGGCACCGAAGGTGTGA
- a CDS encoding TetR/AcrR family transcriptional regulator, with the protein MSPRGVATPDVRERLFAAAERVVEKDGPGALTSRAITTEAGCSKGLLHAHFAGLDEFVAELCLDRFARVAAKAQALSQLAGQGTVARNLTTIALALFDSVSPALSGLAMSRTTTTLRIREALEGGAPGFTAIQEAITAYLTAEQRLGRVAGTVDPGTVALAIVGTAHHLLMTSWPGTPDPRPPMTRLVATLVDG; encoded by the coding sequence ATGTCACCGCGCGGAGTGGCGACGCCGGACGTACGCGAGCGGTTGTTCGCGGCGGCCGAGCGCGTCGTGGAGAAAGACGGGCCCGGCGCGCTCACCAGCCGGGCCATCACCACCGAGGCGGGCTGCTCCAAGGGGCTGTTGCACGCGCACTTCGCGGGGCTCGACGAGTTCGTGGCCGAGCTCTGCCTCGACCGGTTCGCACGGGTGGCGGCGAAGGCGCAGGCACTGTCGCAGCTCGCCGGGCAGGGCACAGTGGCGCGGAACCTCACCACCATCGCCCTCGCGCTGTTCGACTCCGTCAGCCCGGCCCTCTCAGGCCTCGCAATGAGCCGAACCACCACCACGCTGCGCATCCGCGAGGCCCTGGAAGGCGGGGCGCCCGGCTTCACCGCGATCCAGGAGGCCATCACCGCCTATCTGACGGCCGAACAGAGGCTCGGTCGGGTGGCGGGGACCGTCGACCCGGGCACTGTAGCCCTTGCCATCGTCGGCACCGCCCACCACCTCCTGATGACCAGCTGGCCGGGCACACCTGACCCACGGCCGCCCATGACGCGCCTAGTGGCCACGCTGGTGGACGGCTGA
- a CDS encoding CU044_2847 family protein, which yields MSHIQDIELPDGTVVTARIGAGEAYGDQEDVGFTEAAVAKVEQLQELIRAVGGTVLDAARAAKPHEASISFGVELTAKEGLAVAVLARGEAKASLEVTLTWQFDRGTAGEGEDRAVGA from the coding sequence ATGAGTCACATCCAGGACATCGAGCTGCCGGACGGCACGGTGGTCACCGCCCGGATCGGCGCGGGGGAGGCCTACGGCGACCAGGAGGACGTCGGCTTCACCGAGGCCGCCGTCGCCAAGGTCGAACAGCTCCAGGAACTGATCAGGGCCGTCGGCGGCACCGTGCTCGACGCCGCCCGCGCGGCCAAGCCGCACGAGGCCTCCATCAGCTTCGGCGTGGAACTGACCGCCAAGGAGGGCCTGGCCGTCGCCGTGCTCGCGCGCGGGGAGGCCAAGGCGTCCCTGGAGGTCACCCTCACCTGGCAGTTCGACCGGGGGACCGCGGGGGAGGGCGAGGACAGAGCGGTGGGCGCATGA